Genomic window (Argopecten irradians isolate NY chromosome 2, Ai_NY, whole genome shotgun sequence):
TAAGATGAtattctcccaccattcactgatttgtaATCGGCTTTAGCCATGgcagatttctctgtcaacccctagggTATGACAGTCTGCGCGCGCTAACCTTTTGAAAATGAAGACAATTACGTGATGTCATGACTGTATGCGGTGTGACCGTGACGTGaattgtcgatgacgtcatcaatattgacgtgcAGACAATGAACCATGTTCATGTCGAGATGAAAATGCTGTTGAGGCTATTATTTCCTCTTTTTCTTTTGATAtgtgggagaaaaagaatcattctcTACCTATGAgagtgtgacaacaaaatcacaaccctcgggGGAATTCCTGTTTCATGAACATACCTTCACTTTAAGGAATTTCTCGAATTTCCCCagaaaaacattacaaaagttaaggaaaaatcttaagctaaggagccttccttaaaatttCTAAAggtttcctatggagaattttaagttaaaggaTTCCTTAGATTTAAGGAATGTtaatgaaactgggccctgaatATCCAACCCTGGACGTTCATAAATTACCCTTCGAGTTGTGATTTAGATAAGGAATGATACTATTAGTCTCCAAAGCTCTGGCATGTTTAAgttagaccaggaaaaccgtttatccatgccgatttaatccacaagatggaacagccattttgacggtgatctgTTAACTTTTTAccatgtcaacattagtgacatcATAATGATCACTATGGGTTTTAGGTATACGCCCATAGACTTCACTTTGCTTTGGTTAGGTTATATAGAAGAGGTGGTAAGACATTGTAGATATAACGAAGTAACTTTTATCCCTTAAGTCTTTACAGATGTTTGAAAACTGTGCCTTTTAACGAAGTAATTTTGTTGATCCCCAGAGATTCCTTGTAATTACGTTTTACTGTAGTTTAACGTTCATTTAGAGTTACTCAAagctaatttattttaacaacattttagcATACTATAGTTTTGCCGCAAATGTAACTGCTGTGTTaatgatatacatacatacattttgtatatgctATCAGCAAAACcaatttgaaatacatgtttattttttggGCGCTTAAACACTATTTAATTTGTCGTTATTAccatataattacattttgctTGTACTTGTTGCCCCCGCTAGCgatacattttgttgtttattaccgttacaatgcttgaaaacatattgtattttgataacaaatacaaatttaattgGATTTAAAATCAACCCTTGAAATCTGTCAACTTATAATGAGGAAACTaacattatatttcattgtaaaatttcCTACTGTCAACTTAGTATTGTACGTGCCGCCTAAGGATTAGTCTTGAGACCAATATAAGACTGCAAACGTCTTTTAGTTTATTGTGAATTCAACGCAATTATGTCATCTATGACAAGGTAAAATGTAAagcaattaaagtttatttagattaGCATTTGGcgcaaaatcttaccgaagcgtgaactagaagtaatCTGTTCCTACactgggtttgtattcatacgtcattgcgattacgctTTTTTAAAATGCAAATCCCCTCCTATTGACTggataggggcatatgtaacaagtactcattttaatggacaccattacatagtccccgaATGACCACTCCCTCCCACTCCCCATTCCCACCTGCAACAAATGaagaatgcagttgcacagtATATGAACATCTTGGGAGACATTTTGATGTACTTTTATATTGGAATTCAGGGTCTCCTAAAATGTACATACCGAACACAAGGCTATTTTCAGAGGAATTGATTTGGCAGTGATCATAGCTGTATGGAATCCCTTAAAATGTTTAGTTAAAACCCCcatttatcaattttcaatgaattgcaGACGACaatttgaaaacaggaagtcgattagcatgtattaaaaattataataagaAGAACCcgagcaaaaacaatatgtcccccACTTCGTTTAGGGGACATAATAATGATAAGAAGAACCCGAGCAAAAACAATATGCACCCACTTCGTTTAGGGGgacataattataataataagaagaagaatTCGAGCAAAAACGATATGCACCCACTTCGTTTAGGGGACATAATAATGATAAGAAGAACCCGAGCAAAAACAATATGCACCCGCTTCGTTCGAGGCACATAAATATAAGGATATAAATGACGCCCAAACGTGAACTTTATGTTGTATCTTAAGATTTATATTATCGATTTTAAATTGTATTGgtttaaaacaatatcatatcacGTAAAATAACAATTCAATTATCTTGATTTGGCATCTGTGGTCAACATACGTAACAGAGTGTTGGTTCAATGTTTGTCCGATGCATTGCTCTGGTATCTTTTTCAATATACACTATAGACACCATATCAAAATTGTTCTTTAAtgctttgaaaaaaatatacaacaccaaaacaaatattttcataaagcgCTTTCAAGCCATGAAAATGACTTTTCACAATTATCTTTAGTAAGGTGCTCAGTAAACGTTcttttaaattatcaattttactGAACATCGTTTTCTGGCACCATGCTAATTTACGTAACTAATAAAATCCATAATAGAGCCTTCGGTCAATGTATTGATATTAGAATCAGGTTAATATAATtctatattgatacattaaaGGTATGTAATTGTTAAGTATACACACCATCAGAACGTACTGTTATTGATTCTTTTAATAGAAACCGAGGAATAATTGAATTGCAGAATCCGCTTGTATTAGCATGATAAATTATGGTTCTAGTTATTGTGATAGAATGTGTTTGAATATATAGGTGACCCGACCTGGAAACAAACTTCCTTAGGATTAAGAAATCAATGTGACATCAATATAATACCACAGGATATATCAGGAAGCACACATATCTCGGTCAAAGCTTAGCTGAGAGAAGGTACACTGTATAAGTGTTACCATTTTCATAAATACAACTTTCTAATTGATCTTATCCACGCATCGTCCGTTTATCACCTTTCTGTACCACTTTGATGGATGCAACGTTGTGTAATCAGTGATGAAGGTACGTATGCTTTGACCACGGTTAATATTATAAGTGGCATGTCAGTTTATTGGTAATTAATACCTTGACACCCGGTCAGGAAAAAAACTTACTAGCTACacatgaccttgaacttggccAGAAGCTATATCCAGGGGCACACCAGCAGGCGCCATTGCGACACTCCGAGTCTGTGACGTAACAATCTGAGGTTGTGGTACAGACATCGCCAATGTAACCTTCACCTTAAACAGAACAAACAAATGTTATGATGATACTTACTATGGCACCAAATACGCCTACAACCATTATGACAGGTAGGTGGACTATTTCAAGACGCAAAATTTAGGCATCTCGTGGGATAATGTCCTAGTGATAGCCGATAAACTCGCACGCATGGCATACTTTATTGAAATCACGGGAATAAAGTGAATGGTTATGTACCGTAACAACCCATTGATAGATCAACTTATAGAACATCAAACAATGGCAGAATCCGAAGACTATTATATAGAACAATAGTATTGCGGAAGAGTCAGCACGTCCTGCGTCATCAACGTTAGCGTGACGTTAATGTAGATCGCAGaacaatttttttccaaatttcatttttgaaaataaaaaaaaacccatgcGATAATATAACCGCAAGACAGTCAGTGATATGGAAACATCAACCTTCCTGCTTTGTACGATGTTAATGAACAGGCTTCCCTTTCTGTGAAGTAAATTTTACATCAATGATCGATATCTATTAGGTTAGCTAGAAAGTCGTGATTATAATGAACAAAGGCTCTTGTCTGGATCATGTAAACACtggccctgtaggtagggcgttagtATAGTACCTGGTGCACCTATTGCATGATTATAAAAGACTAAGCCTATTACATTTAGAACATTATCTTTTCTCTATTACTGACTAACTtacttaaaacaatatttgttcatatattgttatatacatgCAAAATGCAAACCATTTGGGAATTGGGAAACAAGCTTAAATCTTATATAAATTCCTTCTTCCTAACGCCGTCCTTTACACTGCCTCACGATCttccctgtgaggtaggctctgggttctgtcctagCCAAGACAcgccatagtctataaaagtggaagtTTCGTTTCTGCCTCTGCttagcattaagggagtggggcgactggtaCGTCAATATCATATGACCCGTTTGGGGTGTTTGGCATGGTGTCTTCTGCTttatgctttagtgatatagcactataaaacgcacctcgcacttcacgcACGAAAGTACTCTAATACTAAAACATTAAGTTTTATTAAAGAAGCAGCAAGAGTGAGCAATGAATGAAAGCTAAACTCAACATTTGCATTTCATTTATGTTCAGTTTGACCTTTCATTTGGTAACCATGGCAACAAAGAATGATTTTGGTCGCTTTAAAAACTTCACAAATTATGGTATgatatgaagaaaaataaaataaaaaataaattcatattaagCATCTTTAATGTGCAATATGGATAGCAGATAAAATTATTCCACATGATTATctgtttattatcattatggATAACAATgagatgtttcacactaaagaTACTTAAAATGTCGCTATATTAGAGATGATTTCTTATATTACTTAaactatattttatcattttagagTCTGTATTATAACATTTAACACGATCATGGTAAATCTATTACTTACCGTCTTCTACCACATAGTACCTATTGCCGACAGCAGGGGTGGATCCGTTTGTTATTCCTAAAGTAATAGAATGTCCGGCACACAAACCAGATTTTTTGTTGTAGAAGAAACTAACACATGTACGGTCGTTTATACATTGTTCAGCACACCTCAGACTCGTTAAGTTGTGACTGGTAAATACTGTTCTTGTAGACAGTGAcatgttttgtaaattttgcCGTCGTGAACTTTTAAACATCCTTATTCCGTCCACTGTAGTAACGCAGTCCCAAAAACTTATCACCGTCAAGATAAAGCATCCAAGATCCACCAGCCAAGACGATAATCCCGCCTTTAGCTgatctttaaatattttcatgatgATTctaaattcatgaaatattccAAAGCAATATCAAAGTCCAGAATAATGATTGCATTTCTCACAAAAGCGCTCTAGGAATTGATATCCAGTATGAAGAATGATGATTTTCGCTTCTAATTTTCAGCGTTTGAGCAGTTGATGATGGACAGTAACGTTGCCACTCAGAATGACGTCAACTTTATAAATGAGAGACTAGGAGCGCACTCTGGTGGTTAGTGGCTCCATCAAACAATAGGGTTGCACCAGGCTCATCAAACCCCAACGAAATGTACTAGGATCGATATTGACCGCTGATATAACGTTAATCTGGTTCTTTCATCTCCGTAGTCAAACATGGAAAGATAATATTGGCTTAACAATATTTATGTTAACAGTTAAATTACCAAAGTAATGTGATTAAACGTAGATTCCATACCAAATGAAAGATAATGTACACATGGATCTAATATCGTTAGCGCTCGACTATTTTTTTACATGTTGTAacactgaatgttgtattttctgTTACACAAGTGGTATAAAACTTTCGTTGAGTGTGACAATTTGTGTATAAAATAGACATGATATTTTGATCCATTGATGTACACGAAAAGAAAATGGTTGATCTAATAACGGTACAATGTAACGGCTTTGAATTTGCGCTTcggtttgtgtttgtttgtttgtttgtttgattaattaacgtcctattaacagctatggtcatgtaaggacggcctcccatgtatgcggtgtgttgcgtgtatgttgtgcgaggtgcgtgttttgggagactgcggtaaattcatgttatgtcttcttgtatagtggaactattgccctttttatagtgctatatcactgaagcatgccgccgaagacaccaagcaacacaccccacccggtcacattatactgacaacgggcgaaccagtcgtcccactccccgtttgctgagcgctaagcaggagcagaaactaccacttttatagactttggtgtgtctcggccaggggacagaacccagagccttcctcacaggggcgaacgctcaacgcaaggccaaaagtgaggcggtgacaaggaaggcattaggaaagataaagtcagttaggaagaaaagaaaagataagatcctaaatttagtcgccttttacgatcatgcaataggggcagcagttACAATTCTAACGCTTCGGTTTGTTGAGAATCATTAGAAGCATATGTaaacctgtgattggtcagttctTTTCtatgaactgccttcagttttactatgacatagcaTAAGGCGGATATAACCTTAACATTGATCAAGCAATGGAGAATCGAAGATGGGAGTTATATCTGTATTGCCGATGTACAGTAAAGAGTTTTACCTCTAAGTCTGAAAAACTTAAATCGTCGTGAAAATATCGATGGGCAAGAAAACTCGAAATTAAGCTAACGCAATAATAAATTGGTTTAAAGTTGTAAATTGCAATAAgataaaaatcttttcaaaaaACCCATATAAAGGTGTTGTGAAACACCTctaattttctttatatatttcatattgaatgggaaatataacatatatatattatcaacaaAAAACCTGATAACATGTTTGCAGTCTATCAGAAGGGAAATTATTTATGTCgcaaatacaatgtaccaaATATTAGTATCAATATCGATTGGCATATTTCATTAAGTTGGTTGTGAAAGATAAAAATTGGATAACGACAAGTTTTGATTAATTGAAAGATAAACATAATTCATAATTCAAATCTTTGATGTACTTCAAACATTTACGTATATGTCGTATGCTTGAAAAGCAATTAATTGAGCATCAATTAATTTTGCACCTTCAGAACGCCAGTTCATAAACGACAGTGAAATAGAATGATTATTATATCGCTCAAGGTGATTAATTTGACATCTGTTTTTCAAGTGCATGCTTTTGTTTACAGAGACATACTTCGTTTATTACGTGACTAACATACTACACACtaaatacaataaatgatatataatttacacatttttatattatttgataaatgcTGAAAACCAATAGTATCTAGATTATGAAATAATTGTTAATGTAACGCTGTGCATTTTTAAATGTAGCTGAAATTGATATGGATTACAGCAGTACCGGGGTAATTATAAACGGTTGAGTATAGCATGGTGAAGGAACGTGACCTGATTGAATGTCTTAAATTGTGTACCGATCTACTGTTCCAGTTTTGTTACATGGATGTGCACATCATTAACCTCAGGGACAGAAAAGTTTAGCTCTGATCTTCATTAGGCTTACCATATATATTTTAGGGTGGGCGTTCTACATGTTTGAACGAATATGAATGCTAAATTCATTTAGATTATACACTTTTTTTATGGAGAATGAAAAACACTGAATAATTAAGGAAACtagaattttgtttaaatttaaagaaaaaagacGGACTTATAGATTTGGAAACTTACCTTTTCTCTTTTTCTGAAATGATGTTCTTTTCCCTAAAGTCTTCCTTGAAACCGTcttacttttggccttttgttgaaTGGTCGCTCCAGTGAGGAAGCATTTGGGTTCTATCCATAGGCCGAGACACACCGTACTCCACGAAGAGGGTATTTTTTGCTCAAAGCTTAGATTTAAAGGAGTGGGACGGCAAGTTTGCCCGTATGATGTGGTCGGATGTGTTGTGTTCGATGTCTTTGTCGTTATGTTTtagtgagacagcactataatAAGGGCAAGATGTTTGATGAAAAAGAAATGGATACTAATGTGTCAATCTTCATGGTCATTTTTATGAACACCCACTTTAAAAGCTGCTCTACctaattttgtaaatgtttgtatagTTACCACACCTTGAGATTTTGGTTTTGGTTTCATACTTTCCATctcattttgtaatatttacatgtttcgtaaaaaatattttgacatcGACTATATTTACTTTCCATTTAATTACAACGAGCGCGTCATCCTGCATTTTCATGTAAACAAACTATATTTTACCTTCCGTCGGGAATGTGTCAACGAGGTTTCAGTGTGTCAGGATGGCGGATGTGTAATGATGGCATAATTCCTAACGTGAAAGTGTCTTGCCATGTGTCAATAATAAAAAACCGTGGTATTACCGGTCATCGATTGAGTCTGCCATTAAAACATACCCTCGAAACCTTTAATGCGTCATACAATTCAATAGTTTTATTACTCTCCATGCGACAACACAGAAGTAGTACCATCCGATttcaaagtatttattttatataccaattatattcatatatagattatccAATATCAATACCAAAAACAGCTTATATTTATGGATTAACTTGCTTTGATTTGACTTTGATATAATTTGCGTAACATGCTTAAACAGCTCATGTTGTTCATGTGATGCGCGTGTCCTTATGATAGTGGACCATTTGTCAGGGGATGCGCGTGTCCTTATGATAGTGAGCCATTTGTCAGGGGATGTGCGTGTCCTTATGATAGTGGGCCACTTGTCAGGGGATGCGTGTGTCCTTGTGATAGTGAGCCATTTGTCAGGGGATGCGCGTGTCCTTGTGATAGTGAGCCATTTGTCAGGGGATGTGCGTGTCCTTATGATAGTGGGCCACTTGTCAGGGGATGCGTGTGTCCTTGTGATAGTGAGCCATTTGTCAGGGGATGCGCGTGTCCTTATGATAGTGAGCCATTTGTCAGGGGATGCGTGTGTCCTTATGATAGTGGGCCATTTGTCAGGGGATGCGCGTGTGTCCTTATGATAGTGGGCCACTTGTCAGGGGATGCGCGTGTCCTTATGATAGTGAGCCATTTGTCAGGGGATGTGCGTGTCCTTATGATAGTGGGCCACTTGTCAGGGGATGCGTGTGTCCTTGTGATAGTGAGCCATTTGTCAGGGGATGCGCGTGTCCTTGTGATAGTGAGCCATTTGTCAGGGGATGCGTGTGTCCTTGTGATAGTGGGCCATTTGTCAGGGGATGCGCGTGTCCTTATGATAGTGAGCCATTTGTCAGGGGATGCGCGTGTCCTTGTGATAGTGAGCCATTTGTCAGGGGATGCGCGTGTCCTTGTGATAGTGGGCCATTTGTCAGGGGATGCGCGTGTCCTTGTGATAGTGAGCCATTTGTCAGGGGATGCGCGTGTCCTTGTGATAGTGAGCCATTTGTCAGGGGATGCGGTGGGATAGTGGCATTTGTCAGGGCGTGTGTCCTTGTGATAGTGAGCCATTTGTCAGGGGATGCGTGTGTCCTTGTGATAGTGAGCCACTTGTCAGGGGATGCGCGTGTCCTTGTGATAGTGAGCCATTTGTCAGGGGATGCGCGTGTCCTTGTGATAGTGGGCCATTTGTCAGGGGATGCGTGGTCCTTGTGATAGTGGGCCATTTGTCAGGGGATGCGCGTGTGTCCTTGTGATAGTGGGCCATTTGTCAGGGGATGCGTGTGTCCTTGTGATAGTGGGCCATTTGTCAGGGGATGCGTGTGTCCTTGTGATAGTGGGCCATTTGTCAGGGGATGGTGTCCTTGTGATAGGCATTAGTGGGCCCATTTG
Coding sequences:
- the LOC138316982 gene encoding uncharacterized protein; protein product: MKIFKDQLKAGLSSWLVDLGCFILTVISFWDCVTTVDGIRMFKSSRRQNLQNMSLSTRTVFTSHNLTSLRCAEQCINDRTCVSFFYNKKSGLCAGHSITLGITNGSTPAVGNRYYVVEDGEGYIGDVCTTTSDCYVTDSECRNGACWCAPGYSFWPSSRSCVANCTSYGAEFTGVINHFLSQNNEDHIANVTFQSCLQACLSVTLYNCVTFEYGWQSADCYLQSVTKMEKPDQWYEDVLNRGFVHYQRDCA